The sequence GGTTCCGCGCGGCGCGACGGTCCCTTCATCGCGCTCAATTGCGCCGCCTTGCCCGAACAGTTGCTGGAGTCCGAACTGTTCGGCCACGAGCGCGGCGCGTTCACCGGCGCCGTCGCCACGCGCACGGGCAAGCTCGAGCAGGCCGCCGGCGGCGTGCTGTTCCTGGATGAAGTGGCGGAGATGAGCCCCACGGTGCAGGCCAAGTTCCTGCGCGTGCTGCAGGAGCGCGAGTTCCAGCGGCTCGGCGGCACGCGCACGCTGCACGCGGACGTGCGGGTGCTCGCCGCCACGCATCGCAACTTGCCGCAGGCAATCGAGCGCGGCACCTTCCGCGAAGACCTGTTCTACCGGCTGGCCGTGTTCGACCTGCCCTTGCCGTCTTTGCGCGAACGACGCGAGGACATCCCGCTGCTCATCGACGCCTTCCTCGAGGAAAGCGGCCGCAACGTGGGGCGCCCGGCGGCCGGCATCGACGACGCGGCGCTCGCTTCGCTCGTCGCGCACGACTGGCCGGGCAACGTGCGCGAGTTGCGCAATGCGATCGAACGCGCGGTGATCCTGTGCGAGGGCGGTCTGGTCACCGCGGCGCACCTGCCGATGGGGATCGGTGCCGCTGCGAACGGCGCGGCGCGCGACCGGCAAGCGACCGTGCATTTCGATGCCTCGCGCGCGCAATCCCTGGGCGATGCGGAACGCGCCCTCATCGTCGATGCCCTCGCGCGCGCCGGCCAGAACAAATCGCAGGCCGCGCGGCTGCTCGGGATCACGCGCGCGCAGCTGCGATCGCGGATCGAGCGGCATCGGCTGTAGCCAGGCGCAACGGCTGGCGATGCATCGCCACATTGGCGATCCACAGCCACCAGCTTGTCGCGGACACCCCACGCGCCTTCAATCGCATCAACGACTTGCGCGCATCGGACGCTTGGCACGCGACGTGCAATCCATTCGGGCACCCCACCCGAGTCGCCCCCATGTCGTTCCGATCCCGTCGTTCCCTGCTTGCAGCGCACATCGTGGCGCTGTGCTTCGTCCCCGGCCTGTCCTTCGCCCAGGATCGCTTCGACCAGCCATCCGAGGAATGGCAGTTCCGCACCAGCCTCTACGGCTTCTTCCCCGATGTCGGTGGCCACGCGCGCATTCCGAGCGGCGGTGAGCTTCCGCTCGAGATGGACGCCGGCGACCTCATCTCGCACACCGACTTCGCGGGCATGGCGAGTTTCGAAACCCGCAAGGGGCGCTGGGGCGGCTACGCCGACGCGGTCTACATGGACCTCGGCCAGCATGTGTTCGGCACGCGCGCCATCCTCGCCGGCCGCCAGCCGTTGCCGCCCGGCACGTACGCCGATGCCTCGCTCGACATCGAAGCCCTCGCGCTCACGCTCGCCGGCACGTATCGCTTTTACGAATCGCCCAACACCACCATCGACGCGTTGTTCGGCGGTCGCTTCCTCGACGCCACCGTGCAACTGGACTGGGACTTCAACAGCGACGTCGCAGGCACGCTGCGCACCGGCACGAACAAGCAGAGCAAGGCGAGCTGGGACGGCATCGTCGGACTGAAGGGCCGCACCTACTTCGGCGAACGCAAGCAGTGGTTCGTGCCCTGGTACGCCGACGTGGGCACCGGCGCGACCGACCTCACCTGGAACGCCAGCGCCGGCATCGGCTACGCCGCGCATTGGGGCGATGTGTTCCTCACCTATCGCCGCCTCGATTACGACTTCGGCCAGGACCGCCACCTCGACGACATCCACTTCCAGGGACCGACGCTCGGCGTCGCGTTCTCCTGGTGATTTCCAAACGTTCCCCCAAGCAGCGAGACCCGACATGAGCAAGCAACGCCTCGACGTCCACCACCATTTCCTCCCGCCGGAGTTCGTCGCCGACCTCGCCGCACGCGGCGCGAAGTGGACCGGTGGCCCCAAGATTCCCGAATGGAACCTCGACCTCGCGCGCGAAACGATGGCGCGCAACGGCATCGCGCAGGCCGTGGGATCGGTCGTCCCCGGCGTGTACTGGGGCGACATCGCCGCCGCGGTGCATTGGGCGCGCCACGCGAACGAGTACATGGCGCGCATCGTGCAGGACGAGCCCTCGCGCTTCGGCGCGTTCGCCGCGATGCCCCTGCCCGACACGCATGCGGCCTGCCGCGAACTCGAGTACGCACTCGATGTGCTCAAGCTCGACGGCGTGCAGATCATGAGCAGCGTCGGCGTGCAGTACCCCGGCGACCCGGATTTCGAAGAGTTCTTCCAGGAACTCGACCGCCGCAAGGCCATCGTGCACATCCACCCGAGCACCGTCGTGCCGGGCAGCATCGTGCCGAAGCTCGACATCCCGTGGGGCGTGGTGGAGTTCGTGATGGACACCACGCGCGCGGTCGCCAACCTGATCTACAGCGGCACCATGGAGCGCTATCCGAACATCCGGTTCATCGTGTCGCACGCCGGCGGCACCATTCCCTACATCACGATGCGCATGGAACTGAGTGCGATGCTGGGTGTCGGCGACGTGCCGAAGGGCGTGGAGCACTACATGAAGCAGTTGTACTTCGACACCGCGCTGTCCACGCATCCGGCGACGCTCGCGGCGCTGACCACGCTGGCCCGGCCCGGCCACCTGCTGTACGGCAGCGATTGGCCGATGATGCCGGAGATGACGGTGGTGCACGAGAACAAGGCGCTGGACGCGAGCCCGGTGCTCGACGCGGCCATGTCGTACGCGATCGAACGCGGGAACGCAGAAGCCTTGTTCCCGCGCCTTGCGAAGGCCGCGCAGAAGGCGGCCTGAGGCTCAGCGCAGTTCGAACGCGTCGGCGTCGAACATCGCGGGGAAGTGCTCGCGATGCGCGAGCAGTTCGCGGGCGGGGAGCGTCGTCGTCACCACGACCTCCTCGTCCGCGCATTCGCTCATCGCGCGACCCTGGAAATCGATGACAGCGCTCTCGCCCGAGTAATGCAGGCCGTTGCCGTCGGTGCCCACGCGGTTGAGGCCGGCGACGAAGCACAGGTTTTCCACCGCACGCGCGCGCAGCAACAAGTTCCAGGCATGCGCGCGCGCCGACGGCCAGTTCGCGACGTACAGCAACAGGTCGTAGTCGAGCCCGCCCTTGCGTTCGACGTCGAAGCGGTTGCGCGAGAACACCGGGAAGCGCAGGTCGTAGCAGACCAGCGGGCAGATGCGCCAACCCTTCCATTCGACGGTGATGCGGTCGCGGCCGGCGGCGTAGCGTTCGTGCTCCTTCGCGTAACGGAACAGGTGGCGCTTGTCGTAGGTCTTCAGTTCGCCATCGGGCGTGACGAAGCACAGGCGGTTGTAGACGCCCTTGCCGTCACGGATCTGCACGCTGCCGCAGATCGCCGCGTCGATCGCCTTCGACTGTTCGCGCAGCCACGCGATCGTCGGGCCGTCCATCGTTTCGGCCTGCGAGATCGCGTCGTTGCTGAAGCCGCTGGTGAAGGTTTCCGGCAGCAGCACGAGGTCGGTGGTCTGGTGCAGCGGTGCGAGCAGGTGGCCGTAGTAGTCGCGGTTGGCCGCGGGGTCGTGCCAACGCGTGTCGCCCTGCACCAGCGAAATACGAAGGTTGTCCAAGGTGTGCTCCTTCAAAGCCGACGCAGACGTTCGATCGCCGCATCCAGCGTCGCCGCATTCTTGGCGAAGCACAGGCGCGCGAGGCGCTGCCCGGCCGGCGGGGTCTCGTAGAACGGCGAGAGCGGGATCGCCGCCACGCCATGTTCGGTGGTGAGCCAGCGACAGAACGCGAGATCGTCCAGGTCGCTCACCGCGGAATAGTCGACGAGCTGGAAGTAACCGCCCGGCACGGGCAGCGGCTTCAGCCGCGTGCTGCGCAACTGTTCGGCGAAGTGGTCGCGCTTGGCCTCGTAGAACGCGCCGAGTTCGTCGTAGTGCGCCGGATGCTGTTCGATCATCTCCGCGAAGGCATGCTGCGCCGGCGCGAAGGTGCAGAACACGTTGTATTGGTGGACCTTGCGGAATTCGGCACTCAGCGCCGGCGGCGCGATGCAGTAGCCGACCTTCCAGCCCGTGCAGTGGTAGGTCTTGCCGAAGCTGGAGACGACGAAGGTGCGGTCGCGCAATTCCGGATAACGCAACGCGGATTCATGGCGCGCGCCGTCGAAGACGATGTGTTCGTACACCTCGTCGGAGAGCAGCAGCAGGTCGTGCTCGCGCACGATGGCCGCGACCTCGCGCATGTCCGCCTGCGAGAGCATCGCGCCGGACGGGTTGTGCGGGCTGTTGATCATCAGCATGCGCGTACGCGGGGTGACCGCCGCGCGCACCTTCGCCCAGTCGGGCGCGAAGGTCTGCGGATCCAGCGAGACGTGCACGGCGCGGGCGCCGGCCAGGTCGATCGCCGGTTCGTAGCAGTCGTAGCAGGGGTCGAGGACGATGACCTCGTCGCCCGCGCGCACGACCGCGAGGATCGCGTCGAAGATCGCTTCGCTCGCACCGGAGGTCACGGTCACTTCGCTGTCGGCATCCGGGCGCCAGCCGTAGACGCGCTCGGTCTTGTGCGCGATGGCCTGGCGCAGCGCGGGGATGCCGGTCATCGGCGCGTACTGGTTGTGCCCGGCGCGCATGGCGCGGTCGAGCGATTCGACCAGGGCGTCGGGCACCGGGAAATCCGGGAACCCCTGGCCGAGGTTCACCGCTTTGTGCTCCATCGCCAGTTGGGACATCACCGTGAAGATGGTGGTGCCGACCTTGGGCAGCTTGGTCTGGACGCGCATGGGCCTTCCGTTGCGGGTGCGAATGTGAGGGTTGGACGGGCCAGTTTACGGACGCTGCCCCATTCGGTTAAACCTGCCGCCCTATGTCCCTCCAGAACGACCTCCGCATCGCCACCCTGCTCGACGCGTATTACGCGGCCGAGTATCGCTGGGAGCTGGACGGCGAATGGCGCCAGCTGCGCATCGGCCAGACCGCGGCCGAGCTGGAGGCCTTCTTCCCCAAGTGCAAGCGTTTCGGGCTGTTGTCGGCCTGGGACCCGCAATCGATCCCGCGCGCCGATTCGGTGAACCGTCGCGCCGACGAGGCCCTGCACACCGCGCTGATCGCCAGCGGCCTGCCCTTCCGCCCGGGTTTCTGTTCCGCCCCCAACCGCAGCTGGCGCGAGCCGAGCTGGGTGGTGATGGACATGACGGATGTCGATTTCGATGGCCTGGCCCTGCGCTACGGCCAGCTGGGCACTCTGGCCTGGCAACGCGGCCAGCCGGTGCGGCTTCGCATGTACGCGGCGCAGCCGCTGACGGCCAAGCCGCGCGATTTCGTCGACTGGACGGGCCGCATCGCCCCGGCCCGCGCGCCGACGGGGACCGCGCCCTCCGGCAAGACCGGCGCACCGACCCGGTAGAATGGCCGCTCCGGTCGGCCCCTGGCCGATCCCAATTCCTTGCCGACTCCGCGATGTCCACGCCTCCGCCGCTGCTCGCCGCACGCGGCCTGCGCTTCGCGCGCAACGAACAACCGGTCTTCGGCCCCCTCGCGTTCTCCGTCGACGCGGGCGAGGCCCTGCTGGTGCAAGGCGACAACGGCGCGGGCAAGACCACGCTGCTGCGCGTGCTCGCCGGCCTGCTGCGCGCCGATGAAGGCACGATCGATATCGACGGCCGCCCCGCGGCGCCGGGCCTGCGCGCCCGCGCCATCGCCTACCTCGGCCACCTGCCGGCGCTGAAGGCGGATCTCACGGCACTGGAGAACCTGCATTTCCTGTGCGGCCTGCACGGCCGTCGCAAGGGGCAGCTGCCCGAGCATGCGCTGGCGATCGTGGGCCTGGCCGGTTACGAGGACACGCTCGCGCGACAACTCTCGGCCGGGCAGAAGAAGCGTTTGTCGCTCGCCCGCCTCTGGCTCGCACCCGCGCCGCTCTGGCTGCTCGACGAGCCCTACGCCAACCTGGACCTGGAAGGCATCAACCTCGTGAACCGCATGGTGCAGGCGCACCTGCGCGAAGGCGGCGCGGTCCTGCTGACCACGCACGGCGCCTATGCGGCGCCGCCGGTGCGCACGCGCATGCTGCAGCTGGAGCGCGCCGCATGATGGCGTCGGCGGCCAGGGCCCTGATCGCCCGCGACGCGCGCCTGTTGTGGCGCCGCCGCGGCGATGCGCTGCAGCCGGCGCTGTTCGCCTTGCTGGTGGTCGTGCTGTTTGCGCTCGCGCTCGGGGGCGAGGCGCGTGCGCTGGAACGCGTTGCCGCGCCGGTGTTGTGGCTCGCGGCCCTGCTCGCCGGCCTGCTCGCACTCGATACGCTGTTCCGCGGCGACGCCGAGGACGGCTCGCTCGAGCAATGGATGCTGGCCCCGGTGCCGCTGTCCTGGCTCGTGCTGGTGCGCACCTTCATGCATTGGGCGACCACCGCCCTGCCCCTGCTCATCGCCACGCCCCTGCTCGGCGAACTCCTGCACCTGCCGCGCGAACAGCTGCCCGTCCTCCTGGGCTCGCTCGCGCTGGGCACCCCCCTCCTCAGCCTCCTCGGCGCGGTCGTCGCAGCGTTAACTGTCGGCATGCGTCGCTCCGGTATCCTTGTCGCGCTGCTCGCGCTGCCGCTGTACGTGCCCGTGCTGGTGTTCGGCGCAGGCAGCGTCGCGGTCGCGGCGCAGGGACTGGATGCCACCGCACCGTTGTTGCTGCTCGGCGCAGGCCTCGTGCTCGCGCTCGTGCTGGCACCGCTCGCCGCCGCTGCCGCGATCCGCATCGCACTGACCTGACCCGACATGCATCCGCTCGTCCGCTGGTTCCACCAACTCGGCTCGCCGCCCTACTTCGATCGCTTCGCCGCGCGCTGGACGCCGGTCGCCTACATCCTCGGCGCCCTGGTCATGGCCTACGGGCTGTGGGCCGCGCTGTTCCAGGTGCCGGCCGATTACCAGCAGGGCGACAGCTTCCGCATCCTCTATATCCACGTGCCCGCCGCGTGGATGAGCCTGTTCGTGTTCGGGCTCATGGCGTTCTATTCGGCGATCGCGCTCATCTGGCGCATCAAGCTGTGCGAGATCCTCGCGATGGCTTGCGCGCCGATCGGGGCCGCGTTCACCGTGATCACGCTCGCCACCGGTTCGATCTGGGGCAAGCCGATGTGGGGCACGTGGTGGGACTGGGATCCGCGCCTGACGACGGAACTGATCCTGCTGTTCCTCTACCTCGGCGTGATCGGCCTGTACAACGCGATCGAGGACCGACGTAGCGCCGCGCGCGCCGCGGGCCTG comes from Lysobacter sp. KIS68-7 and encodes:
- a CDS encoding sigma 54-interacting transcriptional regulator, whose product is MATVESQTDLHAALAGIARAIADSLEVRDVWDRVADACRTLVPFDAMGIVRLLEDGSVQAVAAAGEAEPKGLVGRIFPRSGYSPAFWPDEERFVVLMRDTAQHLDPAYMLDKLALERGYRSALRVPLGHGRQRLGSVLLVSHAPDAFDESHASALLVIAELASLALAHQGLAETLAEETSRSAEARARAEHLERRVQALAEELESRSPHRALGQSARWRDVLTLAAKVAPTDTTVLLSGESGTGKEVIARFIHRGSARRDGPFIALNCAALPEQLLESELFGHERGAFTGAVATRTGKLEQAAGGVLFLDEVAEMSPTVQAKFLRVLQEREFQRLGGTRTLHADVRVLAATHRNLPQAIERGTFREDLFYRLAVFDLPLPSLRERREDIPLLIDAFLEESGRNVGRPAAGIDDAALASLVAHDWPGNVRELRNAIERAVILCEGGLVTAAHLPMGIGAAANGAARDRQATVHFDASRAQSLGDAERALIVDALARAGQNKSQAARLLGITRAQLRSRIERHRL
- a CDS encoding amidohydrolase family protein, whose amino-acid sequence is MSKQRLDVHHHFLPPEFVADLAARGAKWTGGPKIPEWNLDLARETMARNGIAQAVGSVVPGVYWGDIAAAVHWARHANEYMARIVQDEPSRFGAFAAMPLPDTHAACRELEYALDVLKLDGVQIMSSVGVQYPGDPDFEEFFQELDRRKAIVHIHPSTVVPGSIVPKLDIPWGVVEFVMDTTRAVANLIYSGTMERYPNIRFIVSHAGGTIPYITMRMELSAMLGVGDVPKGVEHYMKQLYFDTALSTHPATLAALTTLARPGHLLYGSDWPMMPEMTVVHENKALDASPVLDAAMSYAIERGNAEALFPRLAKAAQKAA
- a CDS encoding amidohydrolase — its product is MDNLRISLVQGDTRWHDPAANRDYYGHLLAPLHQTTDLVLLPETFTSGFSNDAISQAETMDGPTIAWLREQSKAIDAAICGSVQIRDGKGVYNRLCFVTPDGELKTYDKRHLFRYAKEHERYAAGRDRITVEWKGWRICPLVCYDLRFPVFSRNRFDVERKGGLDYDLLLYVANWPSARAHAWNLLLRARAVENLCFVAGLNRVGTDGNGLHYSGESAVIDFQGRAMSECADEEVVVTTTLPARELLAHREHFPAMFDADAFELR
- a CDS encoding pyridoxal phosphate-dependent aminotransferase, translating into MRVQTKLPKVGTTIFTVMSQLAMEHKAVNLGQGFPDFPVPDALVESLDRAMRAGHNQYAPMTGIPALRQAIAHKTERVYGWRPDADSEVTVTSGASEAIFDAILAVVRAGDEVIVLDPCYDCYEPAIDLAGARAVHVSLDPQTFAPDWAKVRAAVTPRTRMLMINSPHNPSGAMLSQADMREVAAIVREHDLLLLSDEVYEHIVFDGARHESALRYPELRDRTFVVSSFGKTYHCTGWKVGYCIAPPALSAEFRKVHQYNVFCTFAPAQHAFAEMIEQHPAHYDELGAFYEAKRDHFAEQLRSTRLKPLPVPGGYFQLVDYSAVSDLDDLAFCRWLTTEHGVAAIPLSPFYETPPAGQRLARLCFAKNAATLDAAIERLRRL
- a CDS encoding DUF3293 domain-containing protein, whose product is MSLQNDLRIATLLDAYYAAEYRWELDGEWRQLRIGQTAAELEAFFPKCKRFGLLSAWDPQSIPRADSVNRRADEALHTALIASGLPFRPGFCSAPNRSWREPSWVVMDMTDVDFDGLALRYGQLGTLAWQRGQPVRLRMYAAQPLTAKPRDFVDWTGRIAPARAPTGTAPSGKTGAPTR
- the ccmA gene encoding heme ABC exporter ATP-binding protein CcmA, encoding MSTPPPLLAARGLRFARNEQPVFGPLAFSVDAGEALLVQGDNGAGKTTLLRVLAGLLRADEGTIDIDGRPAAPGLRARAIAYLGHLPALKADLTALENLHFLCGLHGRRKGQLPEHALAIVGLAGYEDTLARQLSAGQKKRLSLARLWLAPAPLWLLDEPYANLDLEGINLVNRMVQAHLREGGAVLLTTHGAYAAPPVRTRMLQLERAA
- the ccmB gene encoding heme exporter protein CcmB, with the protein product MMASAARALIARDARLLWRRRGDALQPALFALLVVVLFALALGGEARALERVAAPVLWLAALLAGLLALDTLFRGDAEDGSLEQWMLAPVPLSWLVLVRTFMHWATTALPLLIATPLLGELLHLPREQLPVLLGSLALGTPLLSLLGAVVAALTVGMRRSGILVALLALPLYVPVLVFGAGSVAVAAQGLDATAPLLLLGAGLVLALVLAPLAAAAAIRIALT
- a CDS encoding heme ABC transporter permease yields the protein MHPLVRWFHQLGSPPYFDRFAARWTPVAYILGALVMAYGLWAALFQVPADYQQGDSFRILYIHVPAAWMSLFVFGLMAFYSAIALIWRIKLCEILAMACAPIGAAFTVITLATGSIWGKPMWGTWWDWDPRLTTELILLFLYLGVIGLYNAIEDRRSAARAAGLLAIVGVALLPVIRYSVVWWNSLHQGQTISLFGKSHMDASMLPPLFAMIIATKLWFIGSLLARARADNLRREAGKDWVLRLARGTEASR